One window of Bos indicus isolate NIAB-ARS_2022 breed Sahiwal x Tharparkar chromosome 20, NIAB-ARS_B.indTharparkar_mat_pri_1.0, whole genome shotgun sequence genomic DNA carries:
- the TLX3 gene encoding T-cell leukemia homeobox protein 3: protein MEASASAQTPHPHEPISFGIDQILNSPDQDSASAPRGPDGASYLGGPPGGRPGATYPSLPTSFAGLGAPFEDAGSYSVNLSLAPAGVIRVPAHRPLPGAVPPPLPSALPAMPSVPTVSSLGGLNFPWMESSRRFVKDRFTAAAALTPFTVTRRIGHPYQNRTPPKRKKPRTSFSRVQICELEKRFHRQKYLASAERAALAKSLKMTDAQVKTWFQNRRTKWRRQTAEEREAERQQASRLMLQLQHDAFQKSLNDSIQPDPLCLHNSSLFALQNLQPWEEDSSKVPAVTSLV from the exons ATGGAGGCGTCCGCCAGCGCGCAGACCCCGCACCCGCACGAGCCCATCAGCTTCGGCATCGACCAGATCCTCAACAGCCCCGACCAGGACAGCGCATCGGCCCCGCGGGGCCCCGACGGCGCCAGCTACCTAGGAGGGCCCCCCGGGGGCCGCCCGGGCGCCACATACCCGTCTCTGCCCACCTCCTTTGCCGGCCTCGGCGCGCCCTTCGAGGACGCGGGATCTTACAGTGTCAACCTGAGCCTGGCGCCCGCCGGCGTGATTCGGGTGCCAGCGCACAGGCCGCTGCCCGGGGCCGTGCCGCCGCCTCTGCCTAGCGCGCTGCCTGCCATGCCCTCCGTGCCCACGGTCTCCAGCCTGGGCGGCCTCAATTTCCCCTGGATGGAGAGCAGCCGCCGCTTCGTAAAAGACCGTTTCACAG CGGCGGCGGCGCTCACGCCCTTCACCGTGACCCGGCGCATCGGCCACCCTTACCAGAACAGGACGCCGCCCAAGCGTAAGAAGCCGCGCACGTCCTTTTCTCGGGTGCAGATTTGCGAGCTGGAAAAGCGCTTCCACCGCCAGAAGTACCTGGCTTCGGCCGAGAGGGCGGCGCTCGCTAAGTCCCTCAAAATGACGGACGCGCAGGTCAAGACCTGGTTCCAAAACCGGAGGACCAAGTGGCG GCGGCAGACGGCGGAGGAGCGGGAGGCGGAGCGGCAGCAGGCGAGCCGGCTCATGCTGCAGCTGCAACACGACGCCTTCCAAAAGAGCCTCAACGACTCTATCCAGCCCGACCCGCTCTGTCTGCACAACTCGTCGCTCTTTGCTCTGCAGAATCTGCAGCCCTGGGAGGAGGATAGCTCCAAGGTCCCTGCAGTCACCTCTCTGGTGTGA